Within Xanthomonas oryzae pv. oryzae, the genomic segment AAACCGCAATTCGGTGTGTATCAAGTCATTCGCGACACGATGAATGGTGGCTACATTCGACGGCGCCTGTTTTCTTCGAGTGGGCGCGACGATCAGCCGATGATCGCGCCGGACGGGCGTCAGTTGGTCTTTGCCTCCAACCGCTCCGGTACGTACGGGTTGTGGTGGGGCGATGTCAGCAAGCCAGGCTCGGTGCGCCTGATCGAAGGGCTGCGGCCGGATTCGCGTCAGGCCGCCGACTGGTCGGCCGATTCGCAACGCCTGCTGGTCAGCGGCAGCGATGCGGCCGGGCACGCGGCGCTATTCGAAGTGACCCCCAGTAGCGGCAAGGTGGTGCGCCTGCCGGTGCCGCAACCGCGTCCGTTGCAGGCGATCCATCTTCCCGATCCCGACCAGGTGCTGGTACTTGCTGCCGCAGACGACGGGCATACCTTCGCCACGCTGTACGACCGACGCAGCAGCCCATGGCGTGCGCTGGCAACGCTGCAGGACGTTTCGCAGGTACGACTGGATCGCATCAGCGGACAGGTGCTGCTCACCCGTCTCAGCGGTGGAGGTGTCTGGCAGGTCGCTCCGTCGCTTGCCGCCGATACCTTGCAAGCCATCGATTCGAAACAGCCATCGCGGTGGCGTTATCGCAGCTGGGCACCAGGGGCCCATGGCGATCTGCATTACCTGTCTTCGACCGATACCTGCTCCACCTACGATGGCGAGCTACGCAGCGTTGGCGGCCAGTGTCTGGACGCGGTCAAGTTCACCGCGATCAATGGTTTCAGCGTAGACCAGCACGACGGTGCACTCTATGTGGCGCTGGCAGAAGAAGATGGCAGTTCGATCGCCTACATGCCGCTGCCGCAGCGTTCCGTTGCGTCCATCTGTGTCTTGGCTAACCTCTTGTCGATATTGAGGAAAATCGCCTCGTAAATTTTTCGGAAAGGCTTCGTGGCAATTTCGGCACAGTTTCGTCATAACTTCCTGACTGATGCCAGATGCGGCAAAACACTACGCCCTCTTTTGTACGGGGGGCTGCCAACATGCAACAGGTCATCACCGCAGATCGCGGACTTGCGCTCACGCTGGATAGCGACAGCGAGTCGACATCGACCACCTGCCTGGCGGTCTCTCGGCTCGGCAGCATTCGCACCAACGCAGCAACATTCACCTTGTGGGTGCAGTTGCGTGGACGCGCATGGGTGGAATCCAAGGAGGGACGGTTCCGTCTGCGTGCTGGCGACTGGATCGCCTTCGATAAAGACTCCCATCCCAACGTGCAGGCAGACCGCAGCGCGCTGTGTGTGGGCGTCAGCCTGGATAGCGATAGCCTGCAATCACTCACCGAGCTGACCGATGCCACCCTGTATCCGGGCCGCGCCCAGTTGTCGCACAGCGATCTGTGCATTGCACTGCGGTTGTGGCGTAACGCTGCAGCACAGAGCGTCAGTGCATCCGCCCGTCCGCTGCTGCTGCATCTGGCGGCGATGCAGCGCGACTTCACCGAACAAGAGCAGCGTTGCCCGGGCCGCTCGCGCAGCCGTCGGCGTCAGGTGTTCGGCCGCATGCAGCGTGCGCGGCTGTACCTGGAAGGCAACAGCGACCGCGTGGTACGCATCAGCGAACTCGCCCAGCTAACCAACTTTTCCAGTTGGTACGTCTCCAAGACGTTCCAGAGCTTGTACGAAGAAAGTCCGCAGGCGCTATCGGCACGCTTGCGTCTGGAGCGTGCCTCCGATTTGTTGCGCGATACCTCGATGATGATCGGCGAGGTGGCAGCCGCAAGCGGCTTCGACAATTGCTGCAGCTTCGCGCGTGCGTTTCGTGCACGCTTCGGTGTGTCCGCGTCGCACTACCGCGACCAAACGGTAAATCCGCCAGATTCGGCAAATCCACGTAACGTGACGCGCAAAGCGACGGTTTTCACGCAATCGTAATTTGCACAGGGGCGCTTAACGCGCCACTAACGAACCCTGGAGAGATTGATGAACCTTCGCACCTCCGCAGTGCGGCTGGGCCTGTTGCCCGCCGGTATTGCGATCGCGTTGACGCCGGCTTTCGCCGCCAATGCACAAGAGCAGTCCGCCCCGTCGACCACGACGCTGGATCGCATTGCAATCACTGGCTCGCGCATCCGTTCGGTCGACGTTGAAACCGCCCAGCCGGTGTTCACTGTGACCCAGCAGGACATTCAGAAGTCGGGCCTGGTCAGCGTTGGTGACATCCTCCAGAACCTGTCGATCGCCGGTACCCAGACCTATAGCAAGGCTGCCGTGCTGAGCTCCGCCCCGGAGCAGGGCGGCCAGTATGTCAACCTGTATAACTTGAACGAAAACCGGACCCTGCTGCTGGTGAACGGCAAGCGTTGGACCAGCAGTCTGGCTGGCTTGAGCGACATGTCCACCATTCCGAGCTCGCTGATCGAGCGCATCGAAGTGTTGAAAGACGGCGCCTCGGCCATCTACGGCTCCGACGCCGTGGCCGGTGTGGTCAACATCATCCTGCGCAAGAACTACGACGGTGCAGAAGCCTCGGCGTACTTCGGCCAGAACGGCCGTGGCGACGGCTCCAAGGCGCAGTACTCCTTCACCGCCGGCACCACCACCGACCGCGCCTCGCTGGTGTTCGGTGTCAACTACACCAACGAAGATCCGGTGTGGGCCAAGGCTCGCCCGCTGACCCGTTACTCGTCTGGTCCGAATCACATCGAAGACAGCCTGAGCGCAACCGGCCCATGGGGCCGCTTCAATGATCCGCGCGCAGTTGGAACTCCGGGTGCAGGTAATTATCGCGACACCGACGGCAAGGTCGTTGGCGCTGCCGATGGCACGTGGAGACCTAACCAGTGGGTGTTGAATCACACTGGGTCGTTCGACGGCAAGGGCACCGGCGCCGATTCTCGCAGCCTGTCCAACTATCATATTGGCGCGGGCGTAGACGACTACTACAACTCTGTCGACCAGATGATGTTGCAGCAGTCCAGCAAGAATAAGTCCGTCTTCACGACCGGCAGCTACAACCTTACCGACAGCCTGACATTCAAGTCGACCGCGATGTACTCCGAGCGCGATTCGAACCGTCAGATCGCCGGTTACCCGCTGCAGGCTGCATCGCAGCCGCAATTCCCGGTTGCCATCAGTGGCAGCAGTTACTACAACCCGATGGGCCAGGACATCAACCGCTGGTTCCGTCGTACGGTTGAACTGCCGCGCACCACCGAAAACAACGTCAAGACCCTGCATTTCGACGCAGCGCTGGAAGGCGTGTTCGACGTCGGCAGCCACGGCTGGAACTGGGACGTGGGCTTCAACTACAACAAGTACGACGTGACGCAGGTTTTGCGCGGCAACATCAACTTGCTGGCACTGCAGAAGGCGCTGGGCCCCTCGTTCCTAAATGCACAGGGCCAGGTACAGTGCGGTACTGCGGCTAGCCCGCTGCCGCTGGGCACCAGCAATGCGCTGGGCCAGTGCACCCCGTTCAACATCCTGGGCGGCCCGTCGGCGTCCACCCCGAATGCGCTGCAATACATCAACGCGCTGGGTCAGGCCACGCAGCAGAGCCTGAGCAAGCAGTGGACCGCCAACCTCACCGGCGGCCTGTTCCATTTGCCGGCCGGTGAGCTTGGCTTTGCAGCAGGTGTCGAACACCGCCAGGTCAGTGGTTACGACTACCCGGATCAACTGTCCAGCGCGGGTTACACCACCGACCTGGCTGCACAGGCAACCGAGGGTCGCTACCAGACCAACGAAGCCTACCTGGAGTTGTTGATTCCGGTGCTGAAGGACCTGCCGGGCGTCAAGGAACTGTCGTTCGACGTTGCCGCGCGTTACAGCAACTACAGCCGCTTCGGCGACACCACCAACAGCAAGTTCAGCTTCACCTGGAAGCCGATCGACGACCTGCTGGTGCGTGGTACCTACGGCACCGGTTTCCGTGCACCGACGCTGTCGGACACCTTCGGTGGTGGTTCGCAGACGTTCGACAATTTCACCGACCCCTGCGATGCGACCTTCGGTTCGCTGGGCAACGCCGGTGTAGCAGCGCGTTGCGCTACGCAGGTGCCGGCTGGCTTCCGTCAGACCGACAGCGCAGGCAAACCTGTGGCGCGTCGCGACGTGCAGGGCAATGCACCGTTCAACTCGGGCGTCGGCAATGCCGAGCTGCAGCCGGAATACAGCATCACCCGTACCGTGGGCATGGTGTATAGCCCGCATTGGGTGCAGGGTCTGGATTTCTCGCTGGACTGGTACCGCATTTCGATCTCCAACATCATTACCCCGCTGTCGGCCAATGATGTGTTGAACAACTGCTACCTCAACAACTTGGAAAACTATTGCGCCAACTTTGCGCGCGATTCGGTCACCGGTCAGGTCACCACGCTGAGCCGCGGCAACGTCAACCTGGGTCGTCTGGAAACCGAAGGCTACAACTTCGGCGTGCGTTACCGCATGCCGGAAACCGCCTACGGCAAGTTCGCGGTCAAGCTGGATACCAACTACCTGGCGACCTACAAGTCGCAGACACAGGCGGATGCGGATTGGGCGAACTACGCCGGTTACTGGAACTTCCCGCGCGTGCGTGCCACCTTGGGTCTGGACTGGTCGCTGGGTTCGCTGTCGGCTAACTGGGATCTGCGTTACTACGGCGGCTTCCGCGATTACTGCTTGGATGCATCGGCAGGTATCGCGTGCAACGACCCGAGCTACCGGACGCCAAACCCGGGTTGGGGTGGTGGCACTGGCTCCAACAAGAAGGGCTCGATTTCCTATCAGGACGTCTCGGTCACTTGGCAGGCTCCGTGGGATGGCAGCGTGACGGTTGGTGCCCGCAACATCTGGAACAAGCAGCCGCCGATCACCTATTCGATCACCAACAGCAGCACCGCTGCGATCGATCCGATGCTCGACTACGACCGCTTCCTGTTCGTGCAGTACAACCAGCGCTTCTGATCATTGAAGTGGCGTAAATGCGTAGAAAAAGCGGGCCGAAAGGCCCGCTTTTTTTGTTTGTTACTGGCCGTATCGAGTGTGCTGTGTGTCTAAGAGCGGCTAACAAGACGTCGCGAGCAGCTGTCAGGTGGGCGCGGACGGCGCGCTCAGAACCGCAGTGGACGCATGGTACATGCCGATTCCGAGCGCCGACCGCGCCCGCCTGGCGGTGAGCGCAGTCGTTTTGTTAGCCGCTCTAAATGTTGCGGCGATTTCTTGGTGGTGCGCAGGCAACTGGAACGCTGCCGGAACGACACGACCTGCCTCCGAAATTCGGTCGAAGGTGCAAGGCGCACAGTGCTACATGCGCATGCGCGATTGCAGACCATCCGAGTGCGACGGTCTATGGTCGATCAGAGCAATGTGGGTATCGATCTGGGCAGCGGCTCTTTGAGGGGCCGTATCTCGGCGTCGCTTGCCGATCACTTGATCCCGGCATTGCAGGCCCACACGCTACAACGTCTGTCGTGCACGCCAATCCCCGAGTGCGTCGCGCAGCGGCTGAACGCCAAAGAAAAAGACGCGATGTCATCGCGCCTTTTGCTACCTCAATCGCCGCCACTCACCGGTGCGGCTCAGGCCTCAGCAAGTCCCAGCAACGTGTCTGCCTGTTCGCGCCAGCTCGGCAGGCGGGCGATGACGCCGACCTTGGTCAGATACTCTTCGTCCACGCTTTCGCCGCTGGCCAGTGCCGTGGCGACATGGACCGCGCCGGTAACCCAGAAGCTGCGCAAGCTGGAACGCTGCGGATGGCGATGGAAGGCCACCGCTTCGATGATCGGCATCGGCAGGCCCCACAGGCCGAGCAGGTAGGCGCCGGCTTCGGTGTGGCCCAAGCGTTCGTCGGCGCCGTCGGTCGGTGGTTCTCGCTCATCGCGCACGCCGGGCAGCAACAGGCCGATATCGGCCAGCAAGGCGGCGGTCGAGCCGAGTTCGGCACTGGTCGGCGGCAATACCTTGGCCGCCAGGCGCGAGGAGAGCAGGGCGCGGCGCTGCATCGCGGTGCGCTCGGCCGGGGTAAGCGTCTGCACCGAAAATACTTCGCTGGCCAGCACCAGATCGCGCAGTGTCGCCACGCCCAGGCGGGTCACCGCGGTACGCAGGTCGGTGATGCTGCGGCCGCCGGAAAAGAATGCCGAATTGCACAGTTGCAGCACTTTGGCCGCAATTGCCGGGTCGCTGGCGATCAACTTGGCGATATCGACCGCGTCGGCGCCGTCGTCTCCTTCCAGCGCATGCATCAGGCTCAGATACAGGTGCGGTGGCGACGGCAGTTTTTCGATCCGCCCGATGGCCGCGCGCAGGCGCGGGTTGCTGAGCAGGTCGCGCAGCTCTTCCAGGCTGGTCACGGCTTCGAGCAGAACTTCCGGTGTCAGCGGCATCGGCAGGAAGCGATGCGCCACGCCGATGATGCGGGCCGGTGGCGTGCGCTGGCCGTCCTGCGCATCGATCAGCGCAATACGAATGGTGTCCGGGCGCAGCGTCCGGATCTGCCCCAGCAAGGTGGCGGCAGTCAGGTCGGGCAGGATCGGTGCAACAATGACTGCGTCAAACGGCGACAGCGCGGCCGCTTCAATTGCCGAATTACCATCGGCCACCTGCTGCGCCTGCCACTGGTCGCCGAGATCGGCAACATAGGCGACAAGGTCGGACGGAAGACTGGCTTCGTCCCCAACAAACAGAATACGCAAGACACTTCCCCAGAAGTCACCGGTGGCAGACACCGGCCAAACGCTTCCGGCAGAGTACCCAATTTGCCGACCGCTGTCACCGGGATCACGCCAAAAGCGTGATCCCGGTCGCCCCGAAAGCGCAGGGCAGCATCATGATCGATGGATCACGGCGCGTCGGAGTTATAGCGTTCAACCGACTCCACCAGGATGCGCTTGGCCTCAGCCGCGCCGCCCCAACCGTTCAGCTTGACCCACTTACCCTTCTCCAAATCCTTGTAATGCTCAAAGAAGTGGCCGATGCGCTCCATCCAGTGGCTGGACACCTGGTTGATGTCTTCGATGTGCGCGTAGCCGGAGAAGATCTTCTCGATCGGCACGGCCAGGATCTTTTCGTCGCTACCGGCCTCGTCGCTCATGCGTAGCACGCCGACCGGGCGGCAACGCACCACCGAGCCCGGCACCAGCGGCAACGGCAGCACCACCAGCACGTCGGCCGGGTCGCCATCGCCGCACAGGGTGTTGGGCACGTAGCCATAGTTGCAGGGGTAACGCATCGGGGTCGACAGGATGCGGTCGACGAAAATCGCCCCGCTGGCCTTGTCCACTTCGTACTTGACCGGTTCGGAATCCTTGGGGATCTCGATGACGACGTTGATTTCTTCCGGCAGATTCTTGCCAGAGGTGACCAGTTCAAGGCCCATGCGTGTAGCTCCGAGGCGTCAGCAGTGTGTGGAGCGCGATTCTACGCGTTCGGCTGTTGCGCTGCAGCGACACTGAATGGGCAATCTCCTGACCGCTGCGTGCGGCATAGCCCGCGTTCATCGCGGGCGGCTCCCCGATCGTTGCGGCCCGACCGGCGGCGCACGCTACCGGCTCATCCATCGCATAGGAAGTGCCATGTCCAGGCTCGCGCGTTTGCTCCTCGTTTTGCTGCTGTCCCTGACTGCTCAGATCGCCGCTGCGGCCACGCCTGCGCCCGCCTTCGTGGATGCCGTGGATTGGCCCGCCAATGGCGAAGGCTGGGAGGCGTTCATCGATCTGGAGCAGCGGCTGGATCGGGATTTCGACAACATCTGCGGCGACACCTTTTGCGCTGGCGAATTCAGCGACTACCAGCCGTTGCGCTTCCGCTGCTCCGTGCACCGTGTCACCGGAGTGGTGCGCAGCTGCATCTGGACTTTCGGTGCCAGTGAGGTCAGCGTCGACCCCCGCACCGGCTACCTGCGTTCGGACAGCCGCGTCTGGCGCTGCACGGCGCCGCTGAAAGACGGCACCCGCCTGGACGAGATGTATCGCACGCTTGCGGTCACCAATCCGCTGTTCGAGCCACTGCCGGGCGGTGCCCCGCCGATCTATGACGGCTTGATCGGCTGCCTGTAATCGACGGCCGACGTGGAAGGCCTTGCCAGGCCTGGCGGACCTCGTTTGCGAAGGATGCCATCTTCGCATCGACGATCAGCGCCACCAATGCACGAGTGGGCGTTGTGCCGATCCTGAGCTGGGCAGCGCAGATGCAGTGGGCGGCCTGGTGCGCCGTCACCGGCGTCGTCCCTGGGCGGTAGCGTTGCCGGTGAAGGCAAAGCGGGGTTGCAATCTACTGCAACTCACCTGGCTGGTCTGCTGCTTGCCGTCAGCATGGCTGCAGGTCTCGCGACCTGCGGCGACCGCACCGTTACACCAGCGGAACGAGCAACAAGGCCAAGATATTGATGATCTTGATCAATGGGTTGATCGTCGGCCCCGCTGTGTCCTTGTATGGGTCGCCGACCGTGTCGCCTGTGATTGCAGCCTTATGCGCCTCGCTGCCCTTGCCGCCGAAGTGACCGTCTTCGATGTACTTCTTTGCGTTTTCCCATGCACCGCCGTCGGTAGTCATCGAAATCGCCAGGAACAAGCCGGTGACAATCGTGCCGATCAGCAAACCACCCAACGCATGCGGCCCAAGCAGCATCCCGACCACGATGGACTACTACCGGCAACAGCGAGGGCACGATCATTTCGCGGATCGCTGAGCGGGTCAGCATGTAGACGACGCGGCCGTATTGCGGCTTGGCAGTGCCGGCCATGATGCCCGGGAGCTCACGGAACTGACGTCGCACTTCTTCCACCACCGCGCCTGCCGCGCGTCCCACCGCTTCCATCGCCATCGCACCGAATAGGTAGGGAATCAGTCCGCCAATCAGCAGCCCCATGATCACCGTGCGGTCGGACAGATCGAAGGCGAACACCTGGCCGGGATGGACCGCCTGCAGGTTGTGGGTGTAGTCGGCAAACAGCACCAGCGCGGCCAGCGCCGCCGAGCCGATCGCATAGCCTTTGGTCACTGCCTTGGTGGTATTGCCCACCGCATCCAGCGGATCGGTGATGTTGCGGACTTCTGGCGGCAGTTCGGCCATTTCGGCGATGCCACCGGCGTTGTCGGTGATCGGCCCATATGCATCCAGCGCAACGATCATGCCGGCCATCGACAACATCGCCGTTGCTGCAGTCGCAATGCCATACAAACCGCCGAAATGAAACGCACCACAGATTGCCGCACACACCGCAATCACCGGCAGCGCGGTGGACTTCATCGAGATGCCGAGTCCGGCCATGATGTTGGTGCCGTGCCCGGTAGTGCTGGCCGACGCAACGTGCTGCACCGGAGTGTATTGCGTGCCTGTGCGGTACTCGGTAATCCACACGATCAGGCCGGTGAGCACCAGGCCGATCAGCGCGCAGGCATACAACGCCGTGGCACCGTGGCACCGTGGCTGTTGTCGCGCATCAGCGACTGGGTGATGGGCCAGTAAGCCAGCGCCGCAAGCACGCCCGACACGATCATGCCCTTGTAGAGCGCGCCCATGATCGAACCGCCGGCTTTGACCTTCACGAAGGTCGCACCCACGATCGAGGCGATGATCGAAACGCCGCAAAGCACCAACGGATACAGCACCGCATGCGGCCCGGTCTCGGCGAGCGTCAGGCTACCGAGCAACATCGTGGCGATGACGGTCACTGCATAGGTTTCGAACAGATCCGCGGCCATGCCTGCGCAGTCGCCGACATTGTCGCCGACGTTGTCGGCAATCACCGCAGGGTTGCGCGGGTCGTCCTCGGGAATGCCGGCTTCGACCTTGCCGACAAGATCGGCGCGCACATCCGCGCCTTTGGTGAAAATACCGCCACCCAGGCGCGCGAAGATCGAGATCAACGACGACCCGAACGCCAACCCGACCAACGCATGCAGGTTCTGCTCCAGCGGCAGGCCCATCGCTTGCAGCGCCGCAAAGTAGCCGGCCACCCCAAGCAGCCCGAGGCCGACCACCAGCATGCCGGTGATCGCCCCGCCACGAAACGCAACATCCATCGCCTTACCAATCCCATGCCGCGCCGCTTCGGCGGTACGGACATTGGCGCGCACCGACACGTTCATGCCGATATAGCCGGCTAATCCCGATAACACCGCGCCAAGCGCAAATCCGATCGCGGTGTACCAACTCAGGAACAGCCCGACCAAGACGAACAGCACCGCGCCAGCAATCGAAATAGTGAGGTATTGCCGGTCCTGATTAGCACGATCTTTCAGCACAGTCGCAGCCAGTGAGAGCCGACCGGTCGATGGTAGGACCGTGGCTCCACCGAGACCAGATCATGGCCATGAATCGTGTGCAGTTCCAAGCCGGGCTGTCGTTGCCGGCGTTCCTCAAGCGCTATGGCAACGCGCAGCAGTGCGAGCAGGCGTTGGAGATCTCGCGCTGGCCACAGGGCTTTGTTTGTCCGCGTTGCGCCGCTACCGCGCACAGTCGATTCCAGCGTCACGGCACCACGTACTGGCAGTGCACGGCCTGCTATCGCCAGACCAGCCTGCGCTCGGGCACGGTGATGGACAACAGCAAGCTGCCGCTACGCACCTGGCTGCTTGGCATGTATCTGCTGGGCCAGAGCAAGACGAACCTGTCGGCGCTGGAGTTGATGCGACACCTGGGAGTGAGCTACCCGACAGCGTGGCCAATGAAGCACAAGCTGATGCAGGCCATGACCCAACGCGAGGCGAACCGCAAGTTGGGCGGGATCGTGCAACTGGACGATGCCTACCTGGGCGGAGAACGCAACGGTGGCAAGGCCGGGCGCGGCTCGGAGAACAAGCGCCCTTTCGTGATCGCCGTGGAGACCACTGAAGACGGTCGTCCATTGCGCGCGGTGATGGATCCGGTCCCAGGCTTCACCAAGGCGGCGCTGTCGGAATGGATCGGGCAACGCCTGCATCCTGGAGCAGATGTCTACAGTGATGGACTCGGTGCGTTTCGAGCACTGGAAGCCGAGCACGCGCACACCGTGATCGAAGGCAGCGGTCGAAGTCGCTGCGAGGCAGAGAACGCACGCTGGGTGAACGTGGTGTTGTCCAACCTAAAGTGTTCGCTGGACGGTGCCTATCACGCCTTCAAATTCGCCAAATACGCCCAGCGCTACCTGGCAGAGACGATGTGGCGGTTCAACCGCCGTTTCGATCTGACCCGGCTGGTGCCCAGCTTGCTGGCCGCCGCAGCCGCCAGCAAGCCGTGGTCCGAGCGGGCCCTGCGTGATGTCACCCTGTTCACCGCTGAAAGTGCGTGCTAATCAGGTTGCCGGTTGAGATAGGCCCGCGCGCCCTCCTGGATCGCGGCGGCGATCTCCTGCATGCGTGGGTTGCCGCTCTGCTGCGCGACCACCCAGCGCGCCGACACGATGCCATAGACGATTGCCAACACCGCACAACCCAGCGCAAGCCACGGCCCGTAGTGTTCCAGCATGACCCCTCCCAAAAGAATGGATATCG encodes:
- a CDS encoding HDOD domain-containing protein; this encodes MSATGDFWGSVLRILFVGDEASLPSDLVAYVADLGDQWQAQQVADGNSAIEAAALSPFDAVIVAPILPDLTAATLLGQIRTLRPDTIRIALIDAQDGQRTPPARIIGVAHRFLPMPLTPEVLLEAVTSLEELRDLLSNPRLRAAIGRIEKLPSPPHLYLSLMHALEGDDGADAVDIAKLIASDPAIAAKVLQLCNSAFFSGGRSITDLRTAVTRLGVATLRDLVLASEVFSVQTLTPAERTAMQRRALLSSRLAAKVLPPTSAELGSTAALLADIGLLLPGVRDEREPPTDGADERLGHTEAGAYLLGLWGLPMPIIEAVAFHRHPQRSSLRSFWVTGAVHVATALASGESVDEEYLTKVGVIARLPSWREQADTLLGLAEA
- a CDS encoding TonB-dependent receptor plug domain-containing protein, translated to MNLRTSAVRLGLLPAGIAIALTPAFAANAQEQSAPSTTTLDRIAITGSRIRSVDVETAQPVFTVTQQDIQKSGLVSVGDILQNLSIAGTQTYSKAAVLSSAPEQGGQYVNLYNLNENRTLLLVNGKRWTSSLAGLSDMSTIPSSLIERIEVLKDGASAIYGSDAVAGVVNIILRKNYDGAEASAYFGQNGRGDGSKAQYSFTAGTTTDRASLVFGVNYTNEDPVWAKARPLTRYSSGPNHIEDSLSATGPWGRFNDPRAVGTPGAGNYRDTDGKVVGAADGTWRPNQWVLNHTGSFDGKGTGADSRSLSNYHIGAGVDDYYNSVDQMMLQQSSKNKSVFTTGSYNLTDSLTFKSTAMYSERDSNRQIAGYPLQAASQPQFPVAISGSSYYNPMGQDINRWFRRTVELPRTTENNVKTLHFDAALEGVFDVGSHGWNWDVGFNYNKYDVTQVLRGNINLLALQKALGPSFLNAQGQVQCGTAASPLPLGTSNALGQCTPFNILGGPSASTPNALQYINALGQATQQSLSKQWTANLTGGLFHLPAGELGFAAGVEHRQVSGYDYPDQLSSAGYTTDLAAQATEGRYQTNEAYLELLIPVLKDLPGVKELSFDVAARYSNYSRFGDTTNSKFSFTWKPIDDLLVRGTYGTGFRAPTLSDTFGGGSQTFDNFTDPCDATFGSLGNAGVAARCATQVPAGFRQTDSAGKPVARRDVQGNAPFNSGVGNAELQPEYSITRTVGMVYSPHWVQGLDFSLDWYRISISNIITPLSANDVLNNCYLNNLENYCANFARDSVTGQVTTLSRGNVNLGRLETEGYNFGVRYRMPETAYGKFAVKLDTNYLATYKSQTQADADWANYAGYWNFPRVRATLGLDWSLGSLSANWDLRYYGGFRDYCLDASAGIACNDPSYRTPNPGWGGGTGSNKKGSISYQDVSVTWQAPWDGSVTVGARNIWNKQPPITYSITNSSTAAIDPMLDYDRFLFVQYNQRF
- a CDS encoding helix-turn-helix domain-containing protein — its product is MQQVITADRGLALTLDSDSESTSTTCLAVSRLGSIRTNAATFTLWVQLRGRAWVESKEGRFRLRAGDWIAFDKDSHPNVQADRSALCVGVSLDSDSLQSLTELTDATLYPGRAQLSHSDLCIALRLWRNAAAQSVSASARPLLLHLAAMQRDFTEQEQRCPGRSRSRRRQVFGRMQRARLYLEGNSDRVVRISELAQLTNFSSWYVSKTFQSLYEESPQALSARLRLERASDLLRDTSMMIGEVAAASGFDNCCSFARAFRARFGVSASHYRDQTVNPPDSANPRNVTRKATVFTQS
- a CDS encoding IS1595-like element ISXo5 family transposase, producing the protein MAMNRVQFQAGLSLPAFLKRYGNAQQCEQALEISRWPQGFVCPRCAATAHSRFQRHGTTYWQCTACYRQTSLRSGTVMDNSKLPLRTWLLGMYLLGQSKTNLSALELMRHLGVSYPTAWPMKHKLMQAMTQREANRKLGGIVQLDDAYLGGERNGGKAGRGSENKRPFVIAVETTEDGRPLRAVMDPVPGFTKAALSEWIGQRLHPGADVYSDGLGAFRALEAEHAHTVIEGSGRSRCEAENARWVNVVLSNLKCSLDGAYHAFKFAKYAQRYLAETMWRFNRRFDLTRLVPSLLAAAAASKPWSERALRDVTLFTAESAC
- the ppa gene encoding inorganic diphosphatase, translated to MGLELVTSGKNLPEEINVVIEIPKDSEPVKYEVDKASGAIFVDRILSTPMRYPCNYGYVPNTLCGDGDPADVLVVLPLPLVPGSVVRCRPVGVLRMSDEAGSDEKILAVPIEKIFSGYAHIEDINQVSSHWMERIGHFFEHYKDLEKGKWVKLNGWGGAAEAKRILVESVERYNSDAP